From the Acidimicrobiales bacterium genome, one window contains:
- a CDS encoding fumarylacetoacetate hydrolase family protein, producing MRLCLYNGHRVGVVTSEHGLVDVTAAVPGWSDDPLSDFFVRLCRDFDSAKAQLEAEARRGEEIPLTAVRLGPPVLNPSKVVAVAMNYAAHRAEMEGRADRSNLGWRMEFDVFLKAPSSIVGPEDTVELPDVGDNEIHHEGELAFVVGTGGRDIAAADALDHVVGYTTMIDITVRGPGDRSRRKSYDTFSPTGPHLVTGDEIGDPQALTIDLSVGGETRQHVDTKDMLVSVREIIAYASSIMTLVPGDVFCTGAPPGVGPIVPGDVMRTEIDRIGVMEIPVVARTAAGPDGEALP from the coding sequence ATGAGGCTGTGTCTCTACAACGGTCACCGAGTCGGTGTCGTCACGTCCGAGCACGGGCTCGTCGACGTGACGGCCGCTGTACCAGGGTGGAGTGACGACCCGCTGTCGGACTTCTTCGTGCGCCTCTGCCGGGACTTCGACTCGGCGAAGGCCCAGCTGGAGGCCGAAGCGCGCCGCGGCGAGGAGATCCCGCTGACGGCCGTCCGACTCGGCCCTCCCGTGCTCAACCCCTCCAAGGTGGTGGCCGTCGCCATGAACTACGCGGCGCACCGGGCCGAGATGGAGGGGCGCGCCGACCGCTCGAACCTCGGATGGCGGATGGAGTTCGACGTGTTCCTCAAGGCCCCCAGCTCGATCGTCGGCCCCGAGGACACCGTGGAGCTGCCCGACGTGGGCGACAACGAGATCCACCACGAGGGCGAGCTGGCCTTCGTCGTCGGCACCGGCGGCCGCGACATCGCCGCCGCCGATGCCCTCGACCACGTGGTCGGCTACACGACGATGATCGACATCACCGTGCGGGGCCCGGGCGACCGGTCGAGGCGCAAGTCGTACGACACCTTCAGTCCCACCGGCCCCCATCTGGTCACCGGCGACGAGATCGGCGACCCCCAGGCCCTCACCATCGACCTGTCCGTCGGCGGCGAGACCCGCCAGCACGTCGACACCAAGGACATGCTCGTGTCGGTGCGCGAGATCATCGCCTACGCCTCGTCGATCATGACGCTGGTGCCCGGCGACGTGTTCTGCACCGGAGCGCCTCCGGGCGTCGGGCCGATCGTTCCCGGCGACGTGATGCGCACCGAGATCGACCGGATCGGGGTCATGGAGATCCCGGTCGTCGCTCGGACCGCCGCCGGGCCCGACGGGGAAGCACTCCCGTGA
- a CDS encoding VOC family protein has protein sequence MSSRDHDRDRHDLGSDRLVTQLGYFVLSVSDEAEWLTFATEVLGMAVGGRSDSGAVELRMDDHAYRVVLEATGDDDVAAVGWQVATPAHLDELEKRLGDAGIEIEQRDGPLAAERRVGGVLRFRDPSGLAVEAYWGPELIAGQPFVPGRPISGFTTGTLGVGHVVLAVDDVAATVAFYRRTLGFELTDFGNGPFTFLRCNPRHHSIAFGPAGKVVSDKRLLHFMVEMDEVDDVGTAHDLCLSRGIPIAISLGRHTNDRMFSFYARTPSGFRFECGHGGLLVGDDWFVPRYRDREVWGHRRLEETLRPTDEDAPTAGEPTP, from the coding sequence GTGAGCAGCCGCGACCACGACCGCGACCGCCACGACCTGGGCTCCGATCGCCTCGTCACCCAGCTGGGCTACTTCGTGCTCAGCGTGTCGGACGAGGCCGAGTGGCTCACGTTCGCCACCGAGGTTCTGGGCATGGCCGTCGGCGGCCGGTCGGACAGCGGTGCCGTCGAGCTGCGGATGGACGACCACGCCTACCGCGTCGTGCTGGAGGCCACCGGTGACGACGACGTCGCCGCCGTGGGCTGGCAGGTGGCCACGCCGGCGCACCTCGACGAGCTCGAGAAGCGCCTCGGCGACGCCGGCATCGAGATCGAGCAGCGCGACGGCCCCCTGGCCGCCGAGCGGCGCGTCGGTGGCGTGCTGCGGTTCCGCGACCCCTCCGGCCTGGCCGTCGAGGCCTACTGGGGACCGGAGCTGATCGCGGGGCAGCCCTTCGTCCCCGGCCGCCCCATCAGCGGGTTCACGACGGGGACGCTCGGGGTGGGGCACGTGGTGCTGGCCGTCGACGACGTCGCCGCCACCGTCGCCTTCTACCGTCGCACGCTCGGGTTCGAGCTCACCGACTTCGGGAACGGGCCCTTCACCTTCCTGCGCTGCAACCCGCGGCACCACTCGATCGCCTTCGGGCCGGCCGGCAAGGTCGTGTCCGACAAGCGCCTCCTCCACTTCATGGTGGAGATGGACGAGGTCGACGACGTGGGCACCGCCCACGACCTCTGCCTGAGCCGGGGCATCCCCATCGCCATCTCGCTCGGGCGCCACACCAACGACCGCATGTTCTCGTTCTACGCACGGACGCCCTCGGGCTTCCGCTTCGAGTGCGGCCACGGCGGCCTGCTCGTCGGGGACGACTGGTTCGTCCCCCGCTACCGGGATCGCGAGGTCTGGGGCCATCGGCGCCTGGAGGAGACCCTGCGCCCGACGGACGAGGACGCGCCGACTGCCGGGGAGCCAACGCCATGA
- a CDS encoding LLM class flavin-dependent oxidoreductase produces the protein MPETKRRFDVGLFDWIDASGAADLSEEYRRRFELVELVEEAGFYAYQVAEHHGTPLSVAPSANTFLSALTQRTSTIRLCPLVYLLPMHDPLRLVEEICMLDHLSGGRLEVGVGRGASPYELGVFGVAAEDSRAVFDEALDVLIQGLTTGKVDFHGKFFSYDDVLVPVRPLQNPYPPLWYPTISPSSVPWLAKEGFHTVYGFGFLSPTVEDTAAQKVAFDAAQAENAGVAGRLNGHVARPKFGLMRQIFVADTDELAMDQGREAFAAFYKSFDHLWAKHNNQRFPRTPDFDAYVAEGLVFCGSPGTVRDVLVGSVEATGADYFAGSFAFGDMPMERIRRSLSLFDAEIRPALDAVAASRAVAG, from the coding sequence ATGCCAGAGACGAAGAGGCGGTTCGACGTCGGTCTCTTCGACTGGATCGACGCCAGCGGAGCTGCCGACCTGAGCGAGGAGTACCGCCGCCGCTTCGAGCTGGTGGAGCTCGTCGAGGAGGCGGGCTTCTACGCCTACCAGGTGGCCGAGCACCACGGCACGCCACTCAGCGTGGCGCCTTCCGCCAACACGTTCCTGTCGGCCCTGACCCAGCGTACGAGCACGATCCGCCTGTGCCCTCTCGTCTACCTGTTGCCCATGCACGACCCGCTCCGCCTGGTCGAGGAGATCTGCATGCTCGACCACCTCAGCGGTGGTCGCCTGGAGGTCGGTGTCGGCCGCGGAGCGTCGCCCTACGAGCTGGGCGTCTTCGGCGTCGCCGCCGAGGACTCGCGGGCCGTGTTCGACGAGGCCCTCGACGTGCTGATCCAGGGCCTCACCACCGGCAAGGTCGACTTCCACGGGAAGTTCTTCTCCTACGACGACGTGCTGGTCCCCGTCCGGCCCCTCCAGAACCCCTACCCGCCGCTGTGGTACCCCACGATCAGCCCGAGCTCGGTGCCGTGGCTGGCCAAGGAGGGCTTCCACACCGTCTACGGGTTCGGCTTCCTCTCGCCGACCGTCGAGGACACCGCGGCCCAGAAGGTGGCGTTCGACGCCGCCCAGGCCGAGAACGCCGGTGTCGCCGGTCGCCTCAACGGCCACGTCGCCCGGCCCAAGTTCGGCCTCATGCGCCAGATCTTCGTGGCCGACACCGACGAGCTGGCCATGGACCAGGGGCGCGAGGCCTTCGCCGCCTTCTACAAGAGCTTCGACCACCTCTGGGCCAAGCACAACAACCAGCGCTTCCCCCGCACACCCGACTTCGACGCCTACGTGGCCGAGGGCCTCGTGTTCTGTGGCAGCCCAGGTACCGTCCGTGACGTGCTCGTGGGCAGCGTCGAGGCGACCGGTGCCGACTACTTCGCCGGGTCGTTCGCCTTCGGCGACATGCCCATGGAGCGCATCCGGCGGTCGCTGAGCCTCTTCGACGCAGAGATCCGCCCGGCGCTCGATGCCGTTGCCGCCAGCCGAGCGGTCGCCGGGTGA
- a CDS encoding aldehyde dehydrogenase family protein — translation MKTYDMLIGGELVPSASGRTVESTNPATGEAIAVVPDGGADDARLAVDAAEAAYEGWRAIGPIARAEKVRQLATALRGATDELARLESADTGSPITPMAKDVAAAARRLDFFAGLATEIKGTTVPASVEGFHYTVREPFGVVVRIVPFNHPIMFAGSRIAAPLVAGNTVVLKVPPQAPVTGLRLGELARDIFPPGVLNIVTGEGATMGRALVRDRRVKRIGLTGSPETGKSIVRDSAEQLAEVSLELGGKNPLIVFPDADVEQSAAGAVKAMNFGWQGQSCGSASRVFVHETVFDEFCERVQEQIGRIRQGDPSQPDTTMGAMISQAQYERVLRYIEVGRSEGGRVIAGGGHPEGEVFAKGFFVEPTVFVDVKPDMRIAQEEIFGPVMSIMTWTDEDDVVAKANDVDYGLTANLYTNDLARAMRLIPRLEAGFVWVNGSGEHFQGLPFGGYKQSGLGREESLEELLSYTQTKSVSILPPNRWL, via the coding sequence GTGAAGACCTACGACATGCTGATCGGTGGGGAGCTCGTGCCGAGCGCCTCGGGCCGGACGGTCGAGAGCACCAACCCCGCCACCGGTGAGGCGATCGCCGTCGTCCCCGACGGTGGCGCCGACGACGCCCGGCTGGCCGTGGACGCGGCCGAGGCCGCGTACGAGGGATGGCGGGCGATCGGCCCGATCGCCCGGGCCGAGAAGGTGCGGCAGTTGGCCACCGCCCTGCGCGGCGCCACCGACGAGCTGGCCAGGCTCGAGTCGGCCGACACCGGCAGCCCCATCACCCCGATGGCCAAGGACGTCGCCGCGGCGGCGAGGCGCCTCGACTTCTTCGCCGGCCTCGCCACCGAGATCAAGGGCACCACCGTGCCCGCCTCGGTCGAGGGCTTCCACTACACGGTGCGCGAGCCGTTCGGCGTGGTCGTGCGCATCGTGCCCTTCAACCACCCGATCATGTTCGCCGGGTCGCGCATCGCCGCCCCGCTGGTGGCCGGCAACACGGTGGTGCTCAAGGTGCCGCCCCAGGCGCCCGTCACCGGGCTGCGGCTCGGTGAGCTGGCCCGGGACATCTTCCCGCCCGGCGTGCTCAACATCGTCACCGGCGAGGGGGCGACCATGGGTCGCGCCCTGGTGCGGGACCGCCGGGTCAAGCGCATCGGCCTCACCGGCAGCCCGGAGACCGGCAAGTCGATCGTGCGCGACAGCGCCGAACAGCTGGCCGAGGTCTCCCTCGAGCTGGGCGGCAAGAACCCGCTGATCGTGTTCCCCGACGCCGACGTCGAGCAGAGCGCGGCCGGCGCGGTGAAGGCCATGAACTTCGGCTGGCAGGGCCAGTCGTGCGGCTCGGCCAGCCGGGTCTTCGTGCACGAGACGGTGTTCGACGAGTTCTGCGAGCGGGTGCAGGAGCAGATCGGCCGCATCCGCCAGGGCGACCCGTCGCAGCCCGACACGACGATGGGCGCCATGATCTCGCAGGCCCAGTACGAGCGGGTGCTGCGCTACATCGAGGTGGGCCGCAGCGAGGGCGGTCGGGTGATCGCCGGCGGCGGGCACCCCGAGGGCGAGGTCTTCGCCAAGGGGTTCTTCGTCGAGCCGACGGTGTTCGTCGACGTGAAGCCCGACATGCGCATCGCCCAGGAGGAGATCTTCGGGCCGGTCATGTCGATCATGACCTGGACCGACGAGGACGACGTCGTCGCCAAGGCCAACGACGTCGACTACGGCCTCACCGCCAACCTCTACACCAACGACCTGGCCCGGGCCATGCGCCTGATCCCCCGGCTCGAAGCCGGCTTCGTCTGGGTCAACGGCTCTGGCGAGCACTTCCAGGGGCTCCCGTTCGGTGGCTACAAGCAGAGCGGCCTCGGCCGCGAGGAGTCGCTCGAAGAGCTGCTCAGTTACACCCAGACCAAGAGCGTGAGCATCCTCCCGCCGAACCGCTGGCTGTGA